A genomic segment from Armatimonadota bacterium encodes:
- a CDS encoding LacI family transcriptional regulator, which translates to MSRRASHKLVSPSVVVIANTLRERVLAGEYRDNGWLPTERELAEEFGVSRTIVRRAIEELERQGLVVRSPRCRPVVRRNSVGSPSTETRRVTFGLWLWPSATFPGASAILRGIYRTLDANRYRLIVESPVDSDWRAVVQSEVQFLERVTRDKDVAGVILWYLGGEANLPALQRVRSAGIPLVFLDRRPPEGFPADYVGVDNRHAAMQLVQHLISKGHRDIAHITNVDNASTVYERLQGYRDALLEAGIPFRPELVLTDTGQPEAGYHDVYEALAARLLELPGPPTAVFCVHDVLALRLIDALRAKGVRVPEDMAVAGFDGLERWLPGSPFLTTADQPFERIGEWAARLLLQRVEQGDRGAYQHVLLEAPLHIHASTRQSRREGEVHLFHSRRETS; encoded by the coding sequence ATGAGCAGACGTGCAAGCCACAAACTGGTCTCGCCCTCTGTCGTAGTGATCGCCAACACGTTGCGCGAGCGCGTGCTGGCAGGCGAGTACAGGGACAACGGCTGGCTCCCTACCGAGCGCGAGCTGGCAGAGGAGTTCGGTGTGAGCCGTACCATCGTGCGCCGCGCGATTGAGGAACTGGAACGCCAGGGGCTGGTGGTACGCTCCCCTCGATGTCGTCCTGTGGTCCGGCGCAACTCCGTCGGTTCCCCATCCACCGAGACGCGACGGGTGACCTTTGGTCTCTGGCTGTGGCCCAGCGCGACCTTTCCGGGTGCCTCCGCCATCCTGCGGGGAATCTACAGGACCCTCGATGCCAACCGCTATCGGCTTATCGTGGAAAGTCCGGTAGATAGCGATTGGCGAGCGGTAGTGCAGAGCGAGGTGCAGTTTCTGGAGCGGGTCACTCGCGATAAGGATGTGGCAGGCGTCATCCTCTGGTACCTCGGTGGCGAGGCGAATCTGCCAGCACTGCAGAGGGTACGCTCCGCAGGTATCCCTCTGGTATTTTTGGATCGTCGTCCGCCAGAGGGTTTCCCTGCGGACTACGTAGGGGTGGATAACCGACACGCCGCCATGCAGCTGGTGCAACACCTGATTAGCAAGGGGCATCGGGATATTGCCCACATTACCAACGTGGATAATGCGTCCACGGTGTACGAGCGGTTACAGGGTTACCGGGATGCGCTCCTGGAAGCGGGCATTCCGTTCCGCCCGGAACTGGTGTTGACAGACACCGGCCAGCCGGAGGCAGGTTATCACGACGTGTATGAAGCACTGGCGGCGCGCCTGCTGGAGCTACCCGGTCCGCCCACAGCCGTTTTCTGCGTGCACGATGTGCTGGCACTGCGGTTGATTGATGCGCTCAGAGCAAAAGGGGTGCGCGTGCCGGAGGATATGGCTGTTGCCGGGTTTGACGGACTGGAACGATGGTTACCCGGCTCGCCGTTCCTGACCACAGCGGATCAGCCTTTCGAGCGAATCGGCGAGTGGGCGGCACGACTGCTGCTGCAGAGGGTGGAGCAGGGCGACAGGGGAGCGTACCAGCACGTGCTGCTCGAAGCCCCTCTCCATATTCACGCCTCCACGCGCCAATCGCGACGCGAGGGAGAAGTGCATCTATTCCATTCAAGGAGGGAAACATCATGA
- the uvrB gene encoding UvrABC system protein B translates to MDRFQLNPNYTPRGDQPQAIEKLVEGVQRGYRYQTLLGVTGSGKTFTMASVIAQLNRPTLVIAHNKTLAAQLTQEFREFFPQNAVEYFVSYYDYYQPEAYIPQTDTYIEKDASINDEIDRLRHAATQAVLERRDVIVVASVSCIYGLGSPEEYKQQVLVLHRGKAYDLEEIRRQLVRMQFNFNDFLTERGSFRVRGDVLEILPADEDILTRVEFFGDEVEKITLVDPLTGEVLQSRNSVSIFPATHYVTPWDRLESIIEQIRQEMEEQCARFEAAGKLLEAQRLRQRTEFDLEMMRELGYCSGIENYSRYFDGRQPGERPHTLLDYFPEDYIVFIDESHQTIPQLHGMYNGDRQRKETLVEYGFRLPSALDNRPLKFEELEKLWKQVIFVSATPGPYERAHSEQIVEQLIRPTGLVDPEVIVKPTKGQIDDLVEQIRQRVERGERTLVTTLTKKMAEDLTAYLEELGIRVQYLHSDVQTIERAEILRDLRLGVFDVVVGINLLREGLDLPEVSLVAILDADKEGFLRSETSLIQTIGRAARNVNGQVILYADNITRSMQRAIDETNRRRKVQMEYNERHGITPQSIVKAVREVVRAEKVAERRAEYTVRPSLPENATPEDIHTVIAELEKEMKAAAKALEFERAAEIRDEIFRLRQLLPPVPHKR, encoded by the coding sequence ATGGACCGTTTCCAACTGAACCCGAACTACACACCCAGAGGCGACCAGCCGCAGGCGATAGAGAAGCTGGTGGAAGGCGTGCAGAGAGGCTACCGCTACCAGACCCTGTTGGGCGTGACGGGCAGCGGCAAGACCTTCACGATGGCGTCGGTGATCGCACAGCTGAACCGCCCCACCCTGGTCATCGCGCACAATAAGACCCTCGCCGCGCAGCTGACGCAGGAGTTCCGCGAGTTTTTCCCCCAAAACGCGGTGGAATACTTCGTCTCCTATTATGACTACTACCAGCCCGAAGCGTACATCCCGCAGACGGATACTTATATCGAGAAAGACGCCTCCATCAACGACGAGATAGACCGCCTGCGCCATGCTGCCACCCAGGCGGTGCTGGAGCGACGCGACGTGATTGTGGTTGCCAGTGTGTCGTGCATTTACGGTTTGGGTTCGCCGGAGGAATACAAACAGCAGGTGCTGGTGTTGCATCGAGGCAAGGCGTACGACCTGGAGGAAATCCGCCGACAGCTGGTGCGCATGCAGTTCAACTTCAATGACTTCCTCACCGAGCGGGGCAGTTTTCGCGTGCGCGGCGATGTGCTGGAAATCCTGCCTGCGGATGAAGATATCCTCACGCGCGTGGAGTTCTTCGGTGATGAGGTGGAGAAGATTACGCTGGTAGACCCGCTCACGGGTGAGGTGCTGCAATCGCGCAACAGTGTGAGCATCTTCCCCGCCACGCACTACGTGACCCCGTGGGACCGTTTGGAAAGCATCATCGAGCAGATTCGGCAGGAGATGGAGGAGCAATGTGCCCGCTTCGAGGCGGCGGGCAAACTGCTGGAGGCGCAGCGCTTGCGCCAGCGCACCGAATTTGACCTCGAAATGATGCGCGAGCTGGGTTACTGCTCCGGCATCGAGAACTACTCGCGCTACTTCGACGGACGCCAGCCCGGCGAACGCCCGCATACCCTGCTGGACTATTTCCCCGAAGACTACATCGTCTTCATTGACGAGTCGCACCAGACCATCCCACAACTGCACGGCATGTACAACGGTGACCGCCAGCGCAAGGAGACACTGGTGGAGTACGGTTTCCGCTTGCCCTCCGCGCTGGACAACCGCCCGCTGAAGTTCGAGGAGCTGGAAAAGCTGTGGAAGCAGGTCATCTTCGTCTCCGCGACGCCGGGACCTTATGAGCGTGCACACAGCGAGCAGATTGTGGAGCAGCTCATCCGCCCCACCGGACTGGTAGACCCCGAAGTGATCGTCAAGCCCACCAAGGGGCAGATCGATGACCTGGTGGAACAGATACGCCAGCGCGTGGAGCGAGGTGAACGCACGCTGGTCACCACCCTCACCAAGAAGATGGCGGAAGACCTGACCGCCTACCTGGAGGAGCTGGGCATTCGCGTGCAGTACCTGCACTCCGATGTGCAGACCATCGAGCGGGCGGAGATTCTGCGCGACCTGCGGCTGGGCGTGTTCGATGTGGTGGTGGGCATCAACCTGCTGCGCGAAGGGCTGGACCTGCCGGAGGTGTCGCTGGTGGCGATACTGGATGCGGACAAGGAGGGTTTCCTGCGCTCGGAGACCTCGCTCATTCAGACCATTGGACGCGCCGCACGCAACGTGAACGGGCAGGTCATCCTGTACGCCGACAATATCACCCGCTCTATGCAGCGCGCGATTGATGAGACCAACCGCCGTCGTAAGGTGCAGATGGAATACAATGAGAGGCATGGTATCACCCCACAAAGCATCGTGAAGGCGGTGCGCGAGGTGGTACGCGCGGAGAAGGTGGCGGAGAGGCGAGCGGAGTACACGGTTCGCCCCTCCCTGCCCGAAAACGCTACGCCCGAAGACATCCACACAGTGATTGCGGAGTTGGAGAAGGAGATGAAAGCGGCGGCAAAGGCGCTAGAGTTCGAACGCGCTGCCGAGATACGCGACGAAATCTTCCGCTTGAGGCAGTTACTGCCCCCTGTACCCCACAAGCGATAA